A genomic segment from Canis lupus baileyi chromosome 13, mCanLup2.hap1, whole genome shotgun sequence encodes:
- the PMCH gene encoding pro-MCH, with the protein MAKMSLSSYLLILTFSLFSQGILLSASKSIRNLEDDMVFNTFRLGKALQKEDTPQKSVVAPSLEQYKNDDSSFMNDEENKNSKNTGSKHNFLNHGLPLNLAIKPYLALKGSVAFPAENGVQNTESTQEKREIGDEENSAKFPIGRRDFDSE; encoded by the exons ATGGCAAAAATGAGTCTTTCTTCCTACCTATTAATACtaactttttctctgttttctcaagGCATTTTACTTTCAGCATCCAAGTCCATAAGAAATTTAGAAGACGACATGGTATTTAATACATTCAGACTGGGAAAAGCCCTTCAGAAGGAAGATACTCCACAAAAATCAGTTGTTGCTCCTTCTCTGgaacaatataaaaatgatgaCAGCAGTTTCATGAatgatgaggaaaacaaaaattcaaag AACACAGGCTCCAAACATAATTTCTTAAATCATGGTCTGCCACTGAATCTGGCTATAAAACCTTATCTTGCACTAAAAGGATCCGTAGCTTTTCCAGCTGAAAATGGAGTTCAGAATACTGAATCGAcacaagaaaagagagaaattgggGATGAAGAAAATTCAGCTAAATTTCCTATAGGAAGGAGAGATTTTGACAGTGagtag